Genomic DNA from Niabella ginsenosidivorans:
GACCTGGTGCATGCCGTAAAACCGGAACCCGATAATGAGATCCCCCAGGCGGCTTCTGCTCATGATACTTTCTGGGATTTTATTTCCCTTATGCCGGAAAGCACGCATATGATCCTGTGGGTCATGAGCGACCGGGCCATTCCGCGCAGCCTCCGGATGATGGAAGGATTCGGGGTGCACACTTTCCGGCTGATCAATGAAAAAGGAGCGGCGTGTTTTGTAAAGTTTCACTGGAAGCCGGTATTGGGCGTACATTCAGTAGCCTGGGACGAAGCGCAGAAAATCTCCGGCAAAGACTCCGATTTTCACCGGCGCGATCTTTGGGAAGCTATTGAAGAAGGCCGCTTTCCGGAATGGGACCTGGGCGTACAGATCATCCCGGAAAAAGAGGAGCACAGATTTGAATTTGACCTGCTGGACCCTACCAAGCTGGTGCCCGAAGAACTGGTACCGGTACAGATCATTGGCAGGATGACGCTGAACCGGAACCCGGACAACTTTTTTGCAGAGACAGAGCAGGTCATGTTCAGCCCTGCGCACCTGGTGCCGGGTATTGATTTTAGTAATGACCCGCTGCTGCAGGGGCGACTGTTTTCCTATACCGATACACAACTCTCGCGCCTGGGTGGGCCTAATTTTCACCAGATCCCCGTCAACCGGTCGGTGAACACGATTTATAATAATCAACGTGACGGGCACATGCAGATGCAGATTAACAAAGGGAAAGCGGCTTATTCGCCAAACAGTATTGGTGGCGGCTGCCCCTTCCTCTCCAGGGAAGCTGAAGGAGGGTTTACCAGTTATGCAGAGCGGATCGATGCCCGCAAAATAAGAGGCCGCAGCAAAAGCTTTCTGGATCATTTCAGCCAGGCGATCCTGTTTTATAACAGCCAGAGCGCCCCGGAGCAGCAGCACATAAAGGATGCCTTTAGTTTTGAATTATCCAGGGTAACCATTCCGGAAATACGGCAGCGGATGGTAAACACGCTCACCAATGTAAATAGGGAGCTGGCGCAATATGTAGCATCCAGATTAGGTTTGCCGGTTCCTAAAAAAGTAATGCCCGTTACAAATGGTGCGATACCGGCAGATGGGCTTCCGAAAGATTATAACCCTGTAAAGAAAAATCCGCCTGTTAAAAAATCAGCGGCTTTAAGTATGGCACAGGTAAAAAGCGGCACCATTGCTACCCGTTGTATTGCGGTACTGGCTGCCGATGGCACAGATGCGGCTATGGTGATGGAATTAAAAAAGAAAGCGGGAGCGAAAGGAGCTAAAATTAAAGTGATCGCGCCCCGTCTCGGCGCATTAAAAGCGTCTGATCATTCCATAATAAATGCAGATGAAACACTGTTTAACACGGCATCGGTTTTGTTTGATGCCGTTTATATACCCGGGGGAGCAAAAGCCATCGAAGCGCTCCTGGCTGAACCGGATGCCATTCATTTTGTCAATGAGCAATTCCGTCATTGCAAGGCAATCGGCGCCGCACCGGATGCGGCCCCGTTTATACAAAATACATTTGTAAAAGAGGGGGCCGGTATATCACTGAACGGAAATGTTGACCGGTTTTTAAAAGATCTTGGGCTGCACCGGTTCTGGGAGCGGGAAATGGAACGGAAAGTGCCGGCTTAAAACCGGCACATAATACAACAACTATTTTATGAACCAGATATAAATTCATCATTATGGCTAAAAAAACAAGCACTGCCGGAAAAGTGCCCGCAAAAAAAGAGGCAGCAGAAGCATTACAGGATTTTTTTGCAGATGGGCTTAAAGACATTTACTGGGCAGAAAAAGCACTGGTAAAAGCACTTCCTGAAATGCAGAAAAATGCATCTTCCGGAAAATTAAAAACAGCAATCGGGGATCATCTGGAAGAAACAAAGGGACAGGTGGCCCGGCTGGAAGAAGTGTTCCGGCTGATCGGGAAAAAGGCACAGGCCGCAAAATGCGACGCTATGGACGGCTTATTAAAGGAAGGCGATAGTATATTAAAAGAAACAAAACCAGGTGCCGTAAGGGATGCGGGTATCATTGCCGCCAGCCAGAAAGTGGAGCATTATGAAATAGCCACTTATGGAACACTGGCCACTTTTGCTGTTCAGCTGGGCCATAAGGAAGCGGCCAGATTGCTGCAGGATACCTTAAAGCAGGAAAAGAACTGCGACATCCTGCTTTCAAAGCTGGCAAAATCAGAAATAAACTTAAAAGCAAAATGATTCAATCCCCATGCCTTTGAAACAGAAAGCAACTGATCCGGCCGTATAGGCATTTTAAACCTTTGCCCGGTTGATAATTCAGGAATGTATGGGGTTGTGATAAAAGAGGCAGCCTATCTGTTAGGGTTGAGTACGCATACCGTTAAAAGTTATTATAAAAACATAATAAAAAAATTTAACGTAAACAGAACAGCCGACCTTATTGTATTTGCTATAAAAATGGATTCTATAGCTTCTCAAAATAACAGGGAGCCTTTCAACCACAACTTCATATGCTCTGCTGGCTGCCGCACCTGCCGGTAACTGGAATGAAAAAAGTAATCACCAGCAATTTAGCCCCGTACCGGATGTATTGCTGGTGAATCCGGCGTATATGATCTTACCGGTAAAAAAACTGGCTGGATCCGGTATCTGATTTCCCCCTCAGACTGTCGCAATCTGCCACCCTGCAAATCTGCCATGCCGCATACCTTTGAAAGTATAAATGTGTACAGAAGGCAAAGGAGTCCTGCTCAAAAGGGGAAAAAATAGCGGCAAAGATTACCGCACTATACCTGAAAATTTCTGCGAAGGAAAAAAACTTAAAAATAAAGCCATGGCACTTCAATCCACACATCAACTTCAACGGAAATGCCGAAGAAGCGTTCAATTTTTACAAATCAGTATTTGGCGGAGTGTTCACAAAGATTATCCGCTTCAAGGATTTATCAAATACGGAACATCCATTGGCAGAAAATGAAGCAAATAAGATAATGCACATTGCTTTACCAATTGGTAACAGCAGTTTAATGGGCAACGATGTTCCGGAATTTATGGGCCGGGTAAATGAAAATGAAAACAGGTCTAAAATATTTGTTAGTACAGAAAGTCGTGAAGAAGCAGATAAATTATTTAATGGGCTTTCAGCAGGCGGAACTGTTGAAATGCCAATTGGTGACAGCCCGTGGGGCTCCTATTTTGCTATGTTCAGAGACAAATTCGGTATTGAATGGATGGTAGAGTTTGCCCAAATATAGGAAACAACCGGCCTGTTTCAGGGAGGGTATTCTTATCTGTTTGCCGGAGCACATAAAATACTGTTGCCGCGGCAATGAATTGTTTGCGGGTACCCGGGCTTCCGGGCGGCATGCGCCTGATCAGTTTCCATAATAAAAAATGATAAGAACTGCCGGCTTCTGGTCATATAGCCGGCATTCAAAACCTGCAAAACAACTAAATCGGGCCAGGTATGATTAATAAAAGAATTGCTCGGAAATGATTTTTCCGTCCTTTACCTCGTATAATGCAATTTCATTCATCTGCATGCGGCCTTGTCCTTTTAAGGTAGCATCAAGCCCCATGGCGCAGGCAAAAAAGTTCCGCGCAACAATGGGAGGGGTGGTGTGCCCGCCATGCATCTCCTCAATCGCTTCATTGAAATTCTTTCCTTTTTCGCGTATGGCGTCCACGCCCTGAACAGAATTCCACGGGCTGTGCGCCGGCTCAATGCTTTTGGCATCAGCGGCGTATAACTCCGAATAAATAGTTTGGGAATCATGCTTTGAATCCAGTTCGTAAAAGCGATCGGCAATTTGTTGTGTTGTCATTGTAATATGTTTTAAACTGTTTTATAGTTCAAAATTAGCAGTGCATGGTGACAACGGTGTGTCAGGAGCCATAAGCAGGTTCGTTTGTAAAAAACAAGCAGCTTTCAATCCGGAAACCGTTTGTGCCTCAGCCGGGAACTATAAGTATTCTTGAAAAATAATTGTTTATAGAGGTCGTGCGCCCAATAAGTGTATTTTTAAAGGCAGTCCCATTCCCCGTGCTTTTTTACAGGGAATACAAATCTGAATGGATTTTCCGGGCTTTTGATGGCATATAAATGGTGGATAGTGCTTTGGACTGAATAATAATATGCAAGTGAAATTTATTATAGACCTATACAAAGCGTTACGGCTAAGTTGCCGGGCATTAAAAATTCCTAAAAGCGGATTGGATCTATTTTAGGATATAGCATTCCTGATACCCCCGGATTTCCAGGCAGCACCAAAAAGAAAGGGCCCGTGCCATTCAATGCTTCCGCAGAATTCGCAGAACAGCGCAGGCACCGTCCATCTGTGCTTCCGCCAATGGCGGAAGTCTGCGTTCCGAAGGTTCGGAACAGCGGGACGTAACACGACCAACAAAAAATCGTTGGTCTTCGGGAAACTTTTCGGTCTGATTAAAATGTCATTTCCGTATAAGATGGCGCTTTATTAAAAAATGGGTCAAAACAACGTCAGCTGTCCCAGCGTGAGCGGAACGCTGGAATGAGGCGCCTTATTACCTGAAACCCTGTACACCGGTGTTTCTTCGTACCGCGAGGCAATTACAATATGGGTAGTTGTTGCCTGCTTATGAAAAAGGTCATGAACCAGATCCGGGTGGTTATTGTCCGCAGAAAGATGGGAGAGGAACAGGTGGCTCATATGCGCCGGTCTGCAGGAAAGAAAAAGATCCAGTGCTTCTTTATTGGATAAATGCCCCAGGCCGCCGCGGATTCTTTTTTTAAGGTAATAGGGATACCGGCCCTTCTCAAGCATCTCCTCATCATAGTTGGCTTCCAGGAAAGCCGCATGACATCTTTTGAAATGAGCACTGATCTTTTCGCAAACTTTCCCGATATCTGTAAAAATGCCGATACAGGTATGATGATCCTCTACCGTAAAGCTGTGCGGGTCTGCGGCATCATGATATTTCAGGAAGGCACTGACCACGAGCGCGCCGATGTGGACGGGTGTTCCTGCGCACAGTGGCCGTACCAGGTCCGGGTCCAGCTGCAAGCCTGCCTGACGCAGCGTTCCCGGAGAAATGTATACGGGGAGCTGGTGCTTACGGGATAGCACTTCCAGGCCCCTGATATGGTCGCTGTGCTCGTGCGATATGAATATCGCTTTTACTTTTTTCATCGCCAGCCCCAGCCGGTACATTCTTTTCTCTGTTTCCCGGCAGGATAAGCCGGCATCAATCAATACCGCCTCCTCATCGTTACCAATATAATAACAGTTGCCATTGCTGCCGGAATTAAGCGCCGTAATATAAAGGCTGGTCATGCTGCAAAATACGCTGTTTTAGTTAAACAGCTGCAACCTTGCCTGACCCAATAATACCATTCAGACTTTTAAATGGCGCCAGGTGAAGGCATGTCAGGCTGAGATACTCAAAAGAGCGTTGGGGCGACAATTTTTTCAATCGTCATCCCGGGCGTAGCCCGCGATAACGGGAGAAGCCGGTGGAATCTCTGTATTACCAGAGAGATTCCACCGTTCCATCCGGCCGGAATAACGTTCCTTATGTAGAGTCATTTCCAACAACTTCCAATACTTGTCATTAACAGCCTGACGAAGCCTGATCACCCTTCGTCAATCCCGATAGATCCGGGACCGGGTAACCGTGTTCTTTTAATGTCGAAATAGTATAACATTTCAATTAAACAAAAAAAAGATGGCGATACCTCTTTTTAATAAGGCCAAGGCTGCAAATGCCGGCCTCCCGCACTTATCCACCCATTCACATGGGAAGTAAAAAAAGTAAACCCGGAATAGATTCCTCATAATGAGAACCTGTTGTTCATAAAATGCACGGCTACCAGCTTTTGCAGAAAAGTTGCATTGCTGCGAAGACCGGAATGCTGTCGGGGCACATTACCGGATGAATGTTGCTGCTTAATGATCCGGATACTTTTGCTTCCATTCGCTCAGGAGTTGTTCTGCTTTTTCCGGCTCCAGTTTGCGAATAATATAATCCAGCTTTTCTTCTTTGCGCTCATCTCCTTCTTTCGATTGCGGCGACCCGCAATACCATAAAAATGAGAGCCCTGCTACCTGCCAGATCAGTTGCAGAAACTCTGATTGCCAGTTTTCCATGGTATCTCTTATCATTTCAACAACGTATCCGCTTATCTCCGGCTGCCGGCCATGCTCCATCTGGTCACTTATATACGCTTTCCAGCCAAATCCCCAATGAAGGGCTAATGAAAGAATAAATAGTGCAAGCGTTACCCACAGGTAACCTTTGCGTTTCAGGACCGGATATCTTTTATTTGTTACCATATTTGTTTATTGATTCGTTTTAAAAGCTTTGACGACGGTCCGATATCAAATCGGCATCAGGAAACAGCTACCGGCGGCCTGGTATTTTCTGGGCCTTTTCCTTCTTCATTCTTTCCCGGATATCTGTTTCGACCTGCGTTGGTGGCAGGGATTGAAACAGATTTCCGGGTGAAGGCGGCATTGCAGGCGCTTCCTTCATTTGGTATTTGTATACAATATTGGCCGAAATTCTGTGAGCAAGCGCCGGGAATAATTGATGAACAGCATAAGCAACCTTTGTTTTCCACCCCACGGCTATATCCCGGCTTCGGGATGATACGGCAGCCTGCAGTACCACATTTACCACTTTGGGAACCCTGTCCAGTAAACCCATACGGGGCGCATGCCCGCTATAGCTGGCTGCATGATCCCAGATGGGTGTGTTCAATGCCCAGGGATCTATAGATAGTACCTGAATCTTTTGCAACCCGGCCAGGCGCAACTCCTGGCGCAGACCAATGTCCATGTTTTTTATGCCTGCCTTTGCAGCAACGTATGCCGCCTGGTAAGGCGTTGGCAATACACTTTCTGCTGATGCTATATTTATCAGCTTTCCATAGCCCTGCAGCCGGAATTGCTGTATAGCTTCATAACTGCAGTACAGCGTGCCTTTCAGATTTACATCGATGATGCGGCTATGGTCCTTTAGGGGAACATCCCAGAGGCACCCGATGGCTGTAACGCCAGCATTGTTTACCCAAACATCGATCTTTTTCCAACGGGCAACGGTGCCGGCCCGTAACTGCCTGACGGCTGTGGTATCACTGATATCTGTTGGCGCTACCCATGCCTCACCGCCATAACTCCTGATCTGCGTGGCCACCGCTTCCAGATCTTCCCGGCTGCGGGCGGCAAGTACCACCCGCGCTTTATATTTAGCTGCTTCCACGGCTATTCCCCGCCCCAGGCCGCCTGAAGCTCCAGTAATTACCCATACCTGATTGTCAACCCTGCGTTGTTTAGAACGGCTTAAACGATGCGTCATACAACCTGTTGAAAGGGAATACGCAAAAAAGAGCATTATTAAGATATGGTATCTGTTAAGTGGCATATATCAACCTGCAGGCGAGCCTTTGCAGAAGATTTAAATGAAACATCTAA
This window encodes:
- a CDS encoding catalase → MAKRSSKKDLKTADLQSYTTDAANQFMTTDQGLKMNDDHNSLKAGDRGGTLLEDIILREKITHFDHERIPERIVHARGSGAHGVFRLTKSLKQYTKAAFLTDTTQETPVFVRFSTVAGSRGSTDLARDVRGFAVKFYTTEGNYDLVGNNIPVFFIQDAMKFPDLVHAVKPEPDNEIPQAASAHDTFWDFISLMPESTHMILWVMSDRAIPRSLRMMEGFGVHTFRLINEKGAACFVKFHWKPVLGVHSVAWDEAQKISGKDSDFHRRDLWEAIEEGRFPEWDLGVQIIPEKEEHRFEFDLLDPTKLVPEELVPVQIIGRMTLNRNPDNFFAETEQVMFSPAHLVPGIDFSNDPLLQGRLFSYTDTQLSRLGGPNFHQIPVNRSVNTIYNNQRDGHMQMQINKGKAAYSPNSIGGGCPFLSREAEGGFTSYAERIDARKIRGRSKSFLDHFSQAILFYNSQSAPEQQHIKDAFSFELSRVTIPEIRQRMVNTLTNVNRELAQYVASRLGLPVPKKVMPVTNGAIPADGLPKDYNPVKKNPPVKKSAALSMAQVKSGTIATRCIAVLAADGTDAAMVMELKKKAGAKGAKIKVIAPRLGALKASDHSIINADETLFNTASVLFDAVYIPGGAKAIEALLAEPDAIHFVNEQFRHCKAIGAAPDAAPFIQNTFVKEGAGISLNGNVDRFLKDLGLHRFWEREMERKVPA
- a CDS encoding YciE/YciF ferroxidase family protein; the encoded protein is MAKKTSTAGKVPAKKEAAEALQDFFADGLKDIYWAEKALVKALPEMQKNASSGKLKTAIGDHLEETKGQVARLEEVFRLIGKKAQAAKCDAMDGLLKEGDSILKETKPGAVRDAGIIAASQKVEHYEIATYGTLATFAVQLGHKEAARLLQDTLKQEKNCDILLSKLAKSEINLKAK
- a CDS encoding LuxR C-terminal-related transcriptional regulator; translated protein: MYGVVIKEAAYLLGLSTHTVKSYYKNIIKKFNVNRTADLIVFAIKMDSIASQNNREPFNHNFICSAGCRTCR
- a CDS encoding VOC family protein; this encodes MNFNGNAEEAFNFYKSVFGGVFTKIIRFKDLSNTEHPLAENEANKIMHIALPIGNSSLMGNDVPEFMGRVNENENRSKIFVSTESREEADKLFNGLSAGGTVEMPIGDSPWGSYFAMFRDKFGIEWMVEFAQI
- a CDS encoding nuclear transport factor 2 family protein, translated to MTTQQIADRFYELDSKHDSQTIYSELYAADAKSIEPAHSPWNSVQGVDAIREKGKNFNEAIEEMHGGHTTPPIVARNFFACAMGLDATLKGQGRMQMNEIALYEVKDGKIISEQFFY
- a CDS encoding MBL fold metallo-hydrolase — its product is MTSLYITALNSGSNGNCYYIGNDEEAVLIDAGLSCRETEKRMYRLGLAMKKVKAIFISHEHSDHIRGLEVLSRKHQLPVYISPGTLRQAGLQLDPDLVRPLCAGTPVHIGALVVSAFLKYHDAADPHSFTVEDHHTCIGIFTDIGKVCEKISAHFKRCHAAFLEANYDEEMLEKGRYPYYLKKRIRGGLGHLSNKEALDLFLSCRPAHMSHLFLSHLSADNNHPDLVHDLFHKQATTTHIVIASRYEETPVYRVSGNKAPHSSVPLTLGQLTLF
- a CDS encoding DUF6766 family protein, which translates into the protein MVTNKRYPVLKRKGYLWVTLALFILSLALHWGFGWKAYISDQMEHGRQPEISGYVVEMIRDTMENWQSEFLQLIWQVAGLSFLWYCGSPQSKEGDERKEEKLDYIIRKLEPEKAEQLLSEWKQKYPDH
- a CDS encoding SDR family NAD(P)-dependent oxidoreductase — protein: MTHRLSRSKQRRVDNQVWVITGASGGLGRGIAVEAAKYKARVVLAARSREDLEAVATQIRSYGGEAWVAPTDISDTTAVRQLRAGTVARWKKIDVWVNNAGVTAIGCLWDVPLKDHSRIIDVNLKGTLYCSYEAIQQFRLQGYGKLINIASAESVLPTPYQAAYVAAKAGIKNMDIGLRQELRLAGLQKIQVLSIDPWALNTPIWDHAASYSGHAPRMGLLDRVPKVVNVVLQAAVSSRSRDIAVGWKTKVAYAVHQLFPALAHRISANIVYKYQMKEAPAMPPSPGNLFQSLPPTQVETDIRERMKKEKAQKIPGRR